The Bacillota bacterium genome has a segment encoding these proteins:
- a CDS encoding MoaD/ThiS family protein, with the protein MRSLRIDVRLYANLRMTAGTSAESLEVPPAATVREALERLFDALPALRGEVLDELGEVRPFVQIFRNGREIRWQEGLETRLAEGDTLHLFPPIAGG; encoded by the coding sequence GTGAGGAGCCTGAGAATCGATGTACGGCTGTACGCCAACCTGCGCATGACGGCGGGCACGTCGGCGGAGAGCCTGGAGGTCCCGCCCGCGGCCACCGTCCGCGAGGCTCTGGAACGGCTCTTCGACGCCCTGCCGGCGCTGCGCGGCGAGGTGTTGGACGAGCTGGGCGAGGTCCGGCCTTTCGTCCAGATCTTCCGCAACGGGCGCGAAATCCGCTGGCAAGAGGGGCTCGAGACCCGGCTGGCGGAGGGCGACACGCTCCACCTCTTCCCGCCCATCGCCGGCGGCTAG